The genomic region GATACTCATGATAATACAATGCTCTTTCATTTAACGCGCTATCGTGATTCAACTGTATTCCTTATCTAATATATCTCAATTATACAATTGTATTTCTTCACTTACACATTGTACATAACATACACTTTCTGAATCGCCACTCTTTAAATGATATTATCGTGTTTTTCTTTGATGTCCAAAAAGAGGGAGAAATTATCGAAAAAAAGATCGACTATTTTTGGATCAAAATGTTTTCCGCGTTCAGATTTAATATGGGCAAATATATCATTTAGTGGCCATCCTTTTTTATAAGCTCGTGTACTACTGATAGCATCGAGTACATCTGCAAATGCTACGATACGGCCAAAAATATGAATTGCTTCTC from Sulfuricurvum sp. harbors:
- a CDS encoding HD domain-containing phosphohydrolase, with the protein product EAIHIFGRIVAFADVLDAISSTRAYKKGWPLNDIFAHIKSERGKHFDPKIVDLFFDNFSLFLDIKEKHDNII